A genomic stretch from Macaca nemestrina isolate mMacNem1 chromosome 16, mMacNem.hap1, whole genome shotgun sequence includes:
- the LOC105481733 gene encoding cis-aconitate decarboxylase isoform X2 — MILDTLGAGFLGTSTEVFHKASQYSKIYSSNITSTVWGRPDIRLPPTYAAFVNGVAIHSMDFDDTWHPATHPSGAVLPVLTALAEALPRSPKFSGLDLLLAFNVGIEVQGRLLHFAKEAKDIPKRFHPPSVVGTLGSAAAASKFLGLSSTKCQEALAIAVSHAGAPMANAATQTKPLHIGNAAKHGIEAAFLAMLGLQGNKQVLDLEAGFGAFYANYSPKVLPNLDSYSWLLDQQDVAFKRFPAHLSTHWVADAAASVRKNLVAETALLPIDYIKRIVLRIPNVQYVNRPFPDSEHEARHSFQYVACAMLLDGSIAVPAFHECQINRPQVRELLSKVELEYPPDNLPSFNTLYCEISVTLKDGATFTHRSDTFYGHWREPLSQEDLEEKFRANASKMLSCDMVESLIKIVENLEDLEDCSVLTTLLKGPSPPEVASNSSAYNNSITNLS, encoded by the exons ATGATTCTAGACACTCTGGGTGCTGGGTTCCTGGGAACCAGTACGGAAGTGTTTCACAAAGCCAGCCAATATAGCAAG ATCTACAGTTCCAACATAACCAGCACTGTTTGGGGTCGGCCAGACATCAGGCTTCCACCCACATATGCTGCTTTTGTGAACGGTGTGGCT ATTCACTCCATGGATTTTGATGACACGTGGCACCCTGCCACCCACCCTTCTGGGGCTGTCCTTCCTGTCCTCACAGCTTTAGCAGAAGCCCTGCCAAGGAGTCCAAAGTTTTCTGGCCTTGACCTGCTGCTGGCTTTCAATGTTGGTATTGAAGTGCAAGGCCGATTACTGCATTTCGCCAAGGAGGCCAAAGACATACCAAAGAG ATTCCATCCCCCTTCCGTGGTAGGAACATTGGGTAGTGCTGCTGCTGCATCCAAGTTTTTAGGACTTAGCTCCACAAAGTGCCAAGAAGCCCTGGCCATTGCTGTTTCCCATGCTGGGGCACCCATGGCCAATGCTGCCACTCAGACCAAGCCCCTCCACATTGGCAATGCTGCCAAGCATGGGATAGAAGCTGCATTTCTGGCAATGCTGGGTCTCCAAGGAAACAAGCAGGTCTTGGACTTGGAGGCAGGATTTGGGGCCTTTTATGCCAACTATTCCCCAAAAGTCCTTCCAAACCTAGATTCCTACAGTTGGCTGCTGGACCAGCAGGATGTGGCCTTTAAGCGTTTTCCTGCGCATTTATCTACCCACTGGGTGGCAGACGCAGCTGCATCTGTGAGAAAGAACCTTGTAGCAGAGACAGCTCTGCTTCCAATTGACTACATTAAGAGAATTGTGCTCAGGATACCAAATGTCCAGTATGTAAACAGGCCCTTTCCAGACTCGGAGCATGAAGCCCGTCATTCATTCCAGTACGTGGCCTGTGCCATGCTGCTTGATGGTAGCATCGCTGTCCCAGCATTCCATGAATGCCAGATCAACAGACCACAGGTGAGAGAGCTGCTCAGTAAGGTGGAGCTGGAGTACCCTCCGGACAACTTGCCAAGCTTCAACACACTGTACTGTGAAATAAGTGTCACCCTCAAGGATGGAGCCACCTTCACACATCGCTCTGATACCTTCTATGGGCACTGGAGAGAACCACTGAGCCAGGAGGACCTAGAGGAAAAGTTCAGAGCCAATGCCTCCAAGATGCTGTCCTGTGACATGGTGGAAAGCCTCATAAAGATAGTCGAAAATCTAGAAGACCTAGAAGACTGTTCTGTGTTAACTACACTTCTCAAAGGACCCTCTCCACCAGAGGTGGCTTCAAACTCTTCAGCATATAATAATTCTATCACAAATCTCTCCTGA
- the LOC105481733 gene encoding cis-aconitate decarboxylase isoform X1: MMLKSITESFATTIHGLKAGHLTDRVIQRSKRMILDTLGAGFLGTSTEVFHKASQYSKIYSSNITSTVWGRPDIRLPPTYAAFVNGVAIHSMDFDDTWHPATHPSGAVLPVLTALAEALPRSPKFSGLDLLLAFNVGIEVQGRLLHFAKEAKDIPKRFHPPSVVGTLGSAAAASKFLGLSSTKCQEALAIAVSHAGAPMANAATQTKPLHIGNAAKHGIEAAFLAMLGLQGNKQVLDLEAGFGAFYANYSPKVLPNLDSYSWLLDQQDVAFKRFPAHLSTHWVADAAASVRKNLVAETALLPIDYIKRIVLRIPNVQYVNRPFPDSEHEARHSFQYVACAMLLDGSIAVPAFHECQINRPQVRELLSKVELEYPPDNLPSFNTLYCEISVTLKDGATFTHRSDTFYGHWREPLSQEDLEEKFRANASKMLSCDMVESLIKIVENLEDLEDCSVLTTLLKGPSPPEVASNSSAYNNSITNLS; encoded by the exons ATGATGCTCAAG TCTATCACAGAAAGCTTTGCCACAACTATCCATGGCTTGAAAGCGGGACACCTGACAGATCGCGTTATTCAGAGGAGCAAGAGGATGATTCTAGACACTCTGGGTGCTGGGTTCCTGGGAACCAGTACGGAAGTGTTTCACAAAGCCAGCCAATATAGCAAG ATCTACAGTTCCAACATAACCAGCACTGTTTGGGGTCGGCCAGACATCAGGCTTCCACCCACATATGCTGCTTTTGTGAACGGTGTGGCT ATTCACTCCATGGATTTTGATGACACGTGGCACCCTGCCACCCACCCTTCTGGGGCTGTCCTTCCTGTCCTCACAGCTTTAGCAGAAGCCCTGCCAAGGAGTCCAAAGTTTTCTGGCCTTGACCTGCTGCTGGCTTTCAATGTTGGTATTGAAGTGCAAGGCCGATTACTGCATTTCGCCAAGGAGGCCAAAGACATACCAAAGAG ATTCCATCCCCCTTCCGTGGTAGGAACATTGGGTAGTGCTGCTGCTGCATCCAAGTTTTTAGGACTTAGCTCCACAAAGTGCCAAGAAGCCCTGGCCATTGCTGTTTCCCATGCTGGGGCACCCATGGCCAATGCTGCCACTCAGACCAAGCCCCTCCACATTGGCAATGCTGCCAAGCATGGGATAGAAGCTGCATTTCTGGCAATGCTGGGTCTCCAAGGAAACAAGCAGGTCTTGGACTTGGAGGCAGGATTTGGGGCCTTTTATGCCAACTATTCCCCAAAAGTCCTTCCAAACCTAGATTCCTACAGTTGGCTGCTGGACCAGCAGGATGTGGCCTTTAAGCGTTTTCCTGCGCATTTATCTACCCACTGGGTGGCAGACGCAGCTGCATCTGTGAGAAAGAACCTTGTAGCAGAGACAGCTCTGCTTCCAATTGACTACATTAAGAGAATTGTGCTCAGGATACCAAATGTCCAGTATGTAAACAGGCCCTTTCCAGACTCGGAGCATGAAGCCCGTCATTCATTCCAGTACGTGGCCTGTGCCATGCTGCTTGATGGTAGCATCGCTGTCCCAGCATTCCATGAATGCCAGATCAACAGACCACAGGTGAGAGAGCTGCTCAGTAAGGTGGAGCTGGAGTACCCTCCGGACAACTTGCCAAGCTTCAACACACTGTACTGTGAAATAAGTGTCACCCTCAAGGATGGAGCCACCTTCACACATCGCTCTGATACCTTCTATGGGCACTGGAGAGAACCACTGAGCCAGGAGGACCTAGAGGAAAAGTTCAGAGCCAATGCCTCCAAGATGCTGTCCTGTGACATGGTGGAAAGCCTCATAAAGATAGTCGAAAATCTAGAAGACCTAGAAGACTGTTCTGTGTTAACTACACTTCTCAAAGGACCCTCTCCACCAGAGGTGGCTTCAAACTCTTCAGCATATAATAATTCTATCACAAATCTCTCCTGA